The following proteins come from a genomic window of Ammospiza nelsoni isolate bAmmNel1 chromosome 6, bAmmNel1.pri, whole genome shotgun sequence:
- the LOC132074695 gene encoding uncharacterized protein LOC132074695 codes for MGVMVGMGQKYSNVGDEAQSKRGILTLEHPTECGIIINWDEVGKAWYQKCLVHFEWKTWTSCYVALDWENETATLPPPPLLKRAWSFLMDRGRNSPLAMDGADAQEYFAGIIPLLSFPRRAGMHRYP; via the exons ATG GGTGTTATGGTTGGAATGGGTCAAAAATACAGCAATGTAGGGGATGAAGCACAGAGTAAAAGAGGCATCCTGACACTGGAACATCCCACTGAGTGTGGAATCATCATTAACTGGGATGAAGTGGGAAAG GCTTGGTATCAGAAATGCCTTGTTCATTTTGAGTGGAAAACATGGACTTCATGTTATGTGGCATTGGATTgggaaaatgaaacagcaactctgcctcctcctcctctcttgAAAAGGGCCTGGAGCTTCCTGATGGACAGGGGAAGGAATTCACCATTGGCAATGGATGGTGCTGATGCCCAGGAGTATTTTGCCGGTATAATCCCCTTGCTGAGCTTCCCGAGGAG GGCTGGAATGCACAGGTATCCATGA